The genomic window CGGCGAAGTAAGCGAGCGTGTGAGTGCTCTGGTCGAGCGCGAAGCGGCCCTGCTCCTTCTTGCCGAGGCTGGTCCAGATGCGAATGGGCACGCCCTTGGAGTCCTTGCCCTCGATACACTCGAGCTCGGCGACAACGATGGCCACCAGATAAGTGGACATGATCGGCGTCGTGTCATACTGCACGCGCTTGCGGCCTTCGCCCGCCGGCGACTCGGCAACGATAGGCATGTTGGAAAGCGCGGTCAGGTGCCTAGGAACATCGAGCGCGATGCGGAAGGTGGCTTTGGCCGCCGGCTCGTCCCAGCAGGGGAATGCGCGACGCGCATCGGTGGCCTCAAACTGCGTCGCCGCGCCCCAGTGCTTCTCGCCGTTCACGGTGTAGGCGGTGCGGTAGAAGCCGTGCATCTTGTCGTTCAGCTCGCCGGTGAATTCCAGCGCGAGCACGGCGGCGCCCTTCTTTAGTGGCTTGGGAAAATCGATGACGGCAGCTTCCATCTTCGCGTCGTAGCGAATCTTGGCTGCCGCCTGCTCCGCTCCCGAGCCTTTCTGAACGATCTGGGCACGCGCAATCTTCAGATCGACCGAATGCAGCACGATGCGCCTGGTGGTCTGCTTCACCTGAACCGTGATTTTCTCCGAGCCGGAGAAAGTGAACTTGCCCAGGTCCGGTTTCAGCTCAATATTGTAGTGAGACGGAACAACGTTGGTGGGCAGAAGAAAGGGATTTCGCACGGGCATGGAGAACACTCCTTACAGGTGACTGGTATTTATGCGTCCGTAACTGCTCATTTTAGCATACGCAGACCGGTGTGCCGGGAATCCCCCGGGTCCTATCCCTTGGTGCAATCGAGAGGTGTCAGGAATCGGGCCATATTTAGATTGCAAAAATAGATGTAGTTGGCGAGAATAGCGCCGTGACTCGCAGCCCCCTCGCCGGACCGAGTCATTCGCTTAAACGGATTGCGGACCTTAGGTTGATCGCGAGAGCCACTACTTACTTCTAGAGAAGCGCACGCTAAACCACTCGCACCAGGAGTCTCCCATGTTCCGCCCTCTTCCGCCGATTCAAAAGTGCCTGCTCATCGCTGTCAGTACGCTTGCAGTGATCATTCCCTCTACCAGCGCATTTTCCGCCGGGGGACCATCTGAAACGGTGTCCCGAGCACGGGCGGTGGAGACGTTGCAGAGCCTGCCCATCGCCTTTGAGCCTAATGTGGGGCAAGCCGGCGCTGGCATTGATTACGTTGCCCGCGGTGCGGGGTATGCAGTCTCGCTGGCGGCGTCCGGCGCAACACTCCAACTCAGTGCTCCCGCTGCCCGCCGGACGTTGGCGCAGGAACTGAGTTCGTCGTGAGTGGACCTGCGCCAGGACCTGTTTAGCCCCGAGCGCTTCAGCGGCGAATGGCTCACCGTGCCGGAGCGCGGCAAGGCCAGCGCGGTGGAGACACTGATGCTGCAACTGGTGGGCGCCAACCGGAAGTCGCGCCCCGTTCCGCTGGAGCAGCAAGCCGGGAAGATCAATTACCTGATCGGCAACGACTCGAGCGCGTGGCGCAAGGATGTCCCGACCTACCGGAAAGTCAGTTACGGGGACGTTTATCGCAACATTGATCTGGTCTATTACGGCAATCCCCAGCAGATGGAGTTTGATTTTGAAGTACGGCCCGGAGGTGATCCCGCCGACATCCTGGTGGAGTTCCCCGGCGCGGCGCCGCTTCATTTGGACGGCGCGGGCAACCTGACCATACATGCCGGTCGCGCCGGCGCGGACGATGCCCGGTCCGCCATCAAGCTGCACGCTCCCGTTACCTATCAGATGGCTGGAGGCGTGCGCCGCGAAATCGCCACCCGCTTCGTCATGCAAGGCCCGACATCCGTGGGCTTTGTCCTGGCGGACTACGACCATGCGCAGCCGCTGGTGATCGATCCGGTCATGACCTATTCCACATTTCTCGGCGGCGGCGTGAGCAACACAGCGACCATCGTGATTCAATAGTAACTAGCGAAGAGACTCACCCACTTCCGTACTCCGCGCAAACGGCCCCGCCCGCCGTTTGTTGCGGGGGTGCCTTGCTGTATTCACTTGCCACGGCTTCCCCTCCTCACGTTCAACTGCCCTGCTAACATGGCTTTCGTGAGTGTGCACCGCCCGCTTCAGAACACCAATCCGTATTGGTCCGACTACACCGACAAGCAAATGCTTGGTCTGCGGATGTGTGATCTGCGGCTGAAGATTGAAGGCAGTGAGTTGCGCGCGCGCATTGATCAGCTCTATGGGGAGCTGGCCGAGCGCGGCTTGCGCTTCCGCCCGCCCTGCTGGCTGTCGAGCGAATGGTTCTCGCCACAGGATTCGCCGGGCATCGCTATTCCGTTTTATCTGGCGCATCCGCGACTGGTGCGGCTGGAGCGGCGGTTGATGAAAGACGTGGAGGGTGGCACGCGCCAGTGGTGCATGCAGTTGCTGCGGCACGAGGCCGGACACGCCTACGAAACGGCCTTTCGTTTGGGCCGCCGCAAACGCTGGCGCGAGAGTTTCGGCAGCTCCGCAAAACCCTATCCGGATTTCTACACGCCGGAACCCTACTCACACAAGTATGTGTTGCACCTGGACTGGTGGTACGCGCAGAGCCATCCAGTGGAAGATTTCGCCGAGACCTTCGCCGAGTGGCTGCGCCCCAACTCGCAGTGGAAGACTCGCTATCAAGGCTGGCCGGCGCTCGAGAAACTGGAGTACGTGGACGAGCTGATGAGCGAGCTCACCGGCGAGGCGCCGAGGATCAAACCCGCTGGCCGCATCGAGCCTCTCGATACGCTGAAGGAGAAGCTCCGCGAGCATTACTGGAAAAAGCAGGAGCGCTACTCAACCGCCTATCCCAGTTTTTACGATGCCGACCTGGTGACGCTGTTCCCACCCGTGCAGGGGAGATCGAAACGTCCGCCCGCGTCCGCATTTTTGCGGCGCATCGGGCGCGAGCTGCCGCGCCGCATTGCGTCGTGGACGGGCGAATACGCTTACACCATCAACCTGGTTTTGAAGGACATGATTCAACGCTGTCGCGAACTGGACCTGCGCGTCAGCCGGCCCGATCAGGAGATTCAGTTGGAAGCCGCGATTCTACTGACCATGCAGACGATGAACTATCTGCATGGCCGCAAGCATCGGCTGGCCGTTTAGCGATGCGGGAGGTGCGCGTGAAGCAAAGGGTTTTGGTTCTTACTGACCTTGAGTTTAAGATGCCGGATAGCGCCGAACAAGTGGATGAGAAGTGGCTGGCCACGTGGCGCACGGAGTTTGACGTGCTTACCGCGCTCCATTCGCTGGGGCATGAGACGCGCGTGCTGGGCGGCGTTACCGATCTGCACGTGGTGAAAGACACGCTCGGCGACTGGAAGCCGGACATCGTCTTCAATCTCCTTGAGCAGCTCTTCGGTCAAAATACTTACGTTCCCTACCTGCTCGGCTACCTGGAGCTGCTCGATCAACCGTTCACGGGCTGCCACAGCGACGGGCTGTTCTTCGCGTACAACAAGCCGCTGATGAAGAAGATACTCGCCTATCATCGCATCCCCGTGCCGCCCTTCAAGGTATTCCCGCGCGGCAAGGGAGCGCGCAAGCCGCGCGCGTTGCGCTACCCGCTGTTTGTGAAGTCCACTTCCGAGCACGGCTCGGAGGGCATCGCGCAGGCCTCGGTGGTAACCTGCGATGAGAAACTGCGCGAGCGCGTCGAGTTCATCCACACCCGCCTGAAGACCGACGCCATGGCGGAGGAGTACATCGACGGCCGCGAGCTATACGTCGGCGTGATCGGCAACAACCGGCTGGAGACGTTTCCGCCGTGGGAAGTGCATTTCGGCGAGATGCGCGAATCGTCGCTGGCCATCGCCACGTCGAAGGTCAAGTGGGATAACCAGTATCGCGAAAAGATGGGCGTCTCCAATGGCCCCGCCGCGGAACTGCCGCCGGGCTACGACCAGTGGATCAGCCGGTTGAGCAAGCGCATCTATCAGGTGCTGGGATTTTGCGGATACGCGCGCCTGGACTTCCGTCTGACGGAGGACGGACGGCTCTACTTGATCGAGCCCAATCCCAATCCCGCCATCGGGCGTACTGAGGACTTCGCCGAATCAGCCGCCGCCACCGGCTTGAAGTACGAAGACCTCATCCAGCGCATTCTGAACCTGGGCCTGCGCAATCTCGCGGCGCGCCGCGCGGCG from Acidobacteriota bacterium includes these protein-coding regions:
- a CDS encoding D-alanine--D-alanine ligase — translated: MPDSAEQVDEKWLATWRTEFDVLTALHSLGHETRVLGGVTDLHVVKDTLGDWKPDIVFNLLEQLFGQNTYVPYLLGYLELLDQPFTGCHSDGLFFAYNKPLMKKILAYHRIPVPPFKVFPRGKGARKPRALRYPLFVKSTSEHGSEGIAQASVVTCDEKLRERVEFIHTRLKTDAMAEEYIDGRELYVGVIGNNRLETFPPWEVHFGEMRESSLAIATSKVKWDNQYREKMGVSNGPAAELPPGYDQWISRLSKRIYQVLGFCGYARLDFRLTEDGRLYLIEPNPNPAIGRTEDFAESAAATGLKYEDLIQRILNLGLRNLAARRAA